The genomic stretch GCCAGTCGCGCGGGATCTCGGCCTGGGCGGTGTTCACGTGCAGTTGCCCGACGTTGTCGCCGAAGACGATCTGCGGACGGTCGACGTTCGCTCGCGCCACGCGCGCCACCACCGGCTGGCCCACGGCCTCGTCCAGCCCCACGGGCAGCAGCGGATACCCGGGCAGCGCCGTACCGTCGGTCCCGATGGCGTATACCCGGCGGTCCACGCTGAAGGTCAGCGCGGGCTGACCCGGCGCGAGCACGTCGGCGATCACCACCGGCGACACCGGCTCGTCGATCGTCGTGTCGAAGGGGAAGACAGGATCGATGGCCACGCCCGTGTGGTGCATGGCGTGGACGAGGCCGCCCTGCAGCGGGACGAAGATCTCGAGATCGCCGTCGTCGTCGACGTCGGCCATGCTCACGCTGGCCGAGGGCTGGCCCGGCGGGGAGAGCACGCCGCGCAGGGTGCCGTCGGAGTTGAGCACCGCGACACCCGCGGTCAGGCCGACGACGACCTCGACGCCGCCGTCCCCGTCGACGTCGCCGACGGCCGGCCGGCCGACCACGACTCCCGTCGGTGCCACGAAGGGCCAGCTGCCCGGCCGCGTCGTCCCGTCGCGTCCGAGCACGGTGATCGTGGACCCACCGGCGGCGACCACCTCGGCCCGTGCGAATCCCGTGACCGGCGCGACACCGACGTTCATGTCACCACCCGACGGCACGTCGACCGGCCAGCCGGGCAGCGGCTGCAGTTCGTGATCGAATCCGAGCACGGTTCCCGCGATTCCTCCGACGAAGATCTCCAGGTCGCCGTCGTCGTCGACGTCGCCGAGCGCGGGAATCGACAGTGACGTCAGTCCGTAGACCTGACGCACGACCTCCGATCCGGCCGACGGCGCGTGCGGATAGACGTGCAGGTAGGTCGCGTTCCCCACGAATCGCGGGGCGCCGCTCGCGACCACGATCTCGCGGTCGCCGTCGCCGTCGAGATCGCCGACCGTGGGCGGGCCGAGATAGTTGCCCGTCGTCGACCACGGCGCATCGCCCTCGAGCACCCCGTAGCCGATGTCGTCGCGCCAGGTGGCGTTGTACCAGATGCGGTTGACCACGCTCGTCTGCACCTGGTAGGTGGCGGCGCGGGCGACGGCGGCCGTCTCCCCCGGCCGCGACGGGTCGCCGGCGACGCTCGGTGGAGTGGTCACCGAACCCAGGCCCGG from Candidatus Krumholzibacteriia bacterium encodes the following:
- a CDS encoding FlgD immunoglobulin-like domain containing protein, whose protein sequence is PGLGSVTTPPSVAGDPSRPGETAAVARAATYQVQTSVVNRIWYNATWRDDIGYGVLEGDAPWSTTGNYLGPPTVGDLDGDGDREIVVASGAPRFVGNATYLHVYPHAPSAGSEVVRQVYGLTSLSIPALGDVDDDGDLEIFVGGIAGTVLGFDHELQPLPGWPVDVPSGGDMNVGVAPVTGFARAEVVAAGGSTITVLGRDGTTRPGSWPFVAPTGVVVGRPAVGDVDGDGGVEVVVGLTAGVAVLNSDGTLRGVLSPPGQPSASVSMADVDDDGDLEIFVPLQGGLVHAMHHTGVAIDPVFPFDTTIDEPVSPVVIADVLAPGQPALTFSVDRRVYAIGTDGTALPGYPLLPVGLDEAVGQPVVARVARANVDRPQIVFGDNVGQLHVNTAQAEIPRDWPHLYSDVQVFAPAVSDLDLDGTSEMVVVGAWTVHTLDMGTTPLADPARRWGQVGYDKGKTSCADCVPRNPTSVEPDPGARSSVLVEFRGGWPNPTANVTSLDFTLARRAPVRLQVFDARGRLVRTLVDGERVAGPHAVVWDATDATGAAVASGVYRARLRVGDGAHEVRAVAIVR